One stretch of Tepidibacter hydrothermalis DNA includes these proteins:
- a CDS encoding DEAD/DEAH box helicase, translating to MAFNYNHNYFMASLPNIQSNENLRIPQIEAYIKIKNYFESDYSNRSSLVVLPTGVGKTGLMGLVPYHMCKGRVLIITPWTAIKDSVIDSLNPDYHDNFWLKRGIFKTKSQLPNLIEYSGKETPYEVLSAANIVVLNIHKLQSRLNSSLVNIVDKDFFDMIIIDEAHHSTAKTWVECVDYFEKAKVIKLTGTPFRTDNKEINGHLVYKYPLSRAMYNNYVKSLENIEFIPQQLRLTIDEDDSKTYSIEEIYSMNLKDMDWVTRSVAYSLECSEKIVDNSIKLLKKKLNNGSKIPHKIIGIACSIKHAEQICELYENKGYKVALVHSKLNQNIKNKVMKDIENHRVQVVINVAMLGEGYDHPYLSVAAIFRPFRNELPYAQFIGRILRTISDEKAKPEDNIGQIVSHKHLELRKLWDKYKIEIQESEIIKKLRDYDELLDEDFDTGTRTNIEGSQNEILGNAKHYGESKLSVEAYLDTELIRKSREKDIEDKAKIEQLKSLFKGITDEQAMLMIEQMGNDSSAMKRPDLIYSTKKKDIDARIREEIVPRLIRIYKIDEEDDELKELSLFRGKYWYIKNKVKKNNAMLAMYMNAYLKDRIGKSRKDWLDNDFDIAFSVLDELEKYVEKNLKEFCSKKKEYSI from the coding sequence GTGGCTTTTAATTACAATCATAATTATTTTATGGCTTCATTACCAAATATACAGAGTAATGAAAATCTAAGGATTCCACAAATTGAAGCATATATAAAAATAAAAAATTATTTTGAATCAGATTATTCAAATAGAAGCTCTTTAGTAGTTTTACCAACTGGAGTTGGTAAGACGGGATTAATGGGTTTGGTTCCATATCATATGTGTAAAGGAAGAGTTCTTATAATAACGCCATGGACCGCTATAAAGGATTCTGTAATAGATTCTTTAAATCCCGATTATCATGATAATTTTTGGCTGAAAAGAGGAATTTTTAAAACTAAAAGTCAGCTTCCAAATTTAATAGAATACTCAGGGAAAGAAACTCCTTATGAAGTGTTGAGTGCAGCAAATATTGTAGTGCTAAATATTCATAAATTACAATCCAGATTAAATTCATCTTTAGTAAATATAGTAGATAAAGATTTTTTTGACATGATTATTATTGATGAAGCACATCATTCTACTGCTAAAACTTGGGTTGAATGTGTAGATTATTTTGAAAAAGCTAAGGTGATTAAATTAACTGGGACACCTTTTAGAACGGATAATAAAGAAATAAATGGGCATTTAGTGTATAAATATCCTCTAAGTAGAGCTATGTATAATAATTATGTGAAAAGCTTAGAAAACATAGAATTTATTCCTCAACAACTTAGGTTAACTATAGATGAAGATGATTCTAAAACATATTCCATTGAAGAAATATACAGTATGAATTTAAAAGATATGGATTGGGTAACTAGGTCCGTTGCATATTCCTTAGAATGTTCGGAAAAAATTGTAGATAATAGTATAAAACTATTAAAAAAGAAATTGAATAATGGAAGTAAAATTCCTCATAAAATTATAGGAATAGCTTGTAGTATCAAGCATGCAGAACAAATATGTGAATTATATGAAAATAAAGGATATAAAGTAGCTTTAGTACATAGTAAATTAAATCAAAATATAAAAAATAAAGTTATGAAAGATATTGAAAATCATAGGGTACAAGTAGTTATAAATGTAGCTATGCTTGGCGAAGGATATGACCACCCATATCTTTCAGTAGCAGCTATATTTAGACCTTTTAGAAATGAATTACCTTATGCACAATTTATAGGAAGAATCCTAAGAACTATTTCTGATGAAAAAGCAAAGCCAGAAGATAATATTGGACAAATTGTTTCTCATAAGCATTTAGAACTCCGTAAATTATGGGATAAGTATAAAATAGAAATTCAAGAAAGTGAAATAATTAAAAAATTAAGGGATTATGATGAATTATTAGATGAAGATTTTGATACTGGAACTAGAACAAATATAGAAGGTTCACAAAATGAAATACTAGGAAATGCTAAACATTATGGCGAGTCGAAATTATCAGTAGAAGCTTATTTAGATACAGAATTAATTAGAAAAAGTAGAGAAAAAGATATAGAAGATAAAGCTAAAATAGAACAACTTAAATCCTTATTTAAAGGAATTACAGATGAACAAGCTATGTTAATGATAGAGCAAATGGGAAATGATTCTTCAGCAATGAAGAGACCTGACCTAATTTATTCAACTAAAAAGAAAGACATTGATGCTAGAATTAGAGAAGAAATAGTGCCTAGATTAATTAGAATATATAAAATAGATGAAGAAGATGATGAACTGAAAGAATTATCGCTATTTAGAGGTAAATATTGGTATATAAAAAATAAAGTTAAGAAAAATAATGCTATGCTTGCTATGTATATGAACGCATATTTAAAAGACAGAATAGGCAAAAGTAGAAAAGATTGGTTAGACAATGATTTTGATATAGCGTTTTCGGTTCTAGATGAATTAGAAAAATATGTAGAGAAAAATTTAAAAGAATTTTGTTCAAAAAAGAAAGAATATAGTATATAA
- a CDS encoding toxin-antitoxin system HicB family antitoxin, producing MNEVRTSLRLSRDTHKQLKIKCAEEGVTMNGYISDLLQNKLPSNISSNKPSQTVNIETVNINQVNINPSQGKDAPYPNVIDQ from the coding sequence ATGAATGAAGTAAGAACATCTTTACGCTTATCTAGAGATACTCATAAACAATTAAAAATAAAATGCGCTGAAGAAGGCGTTACAATGAATGGTTATATTAGCGACTTATTGCAAAACAAACTACCTTCAAACATATCATCTAACAAACCTAGTCAAACAGTTAATATAGAAACAGTTAATATCAATCAAGTTAATATTAATCCTTCTCAAGGTAAAGATGCTCCATACCCTAATGTAATTGATCAATAA
- a CDS encoding DNA/RNA helicase domain-containing protein, translated as MACGGYGSINKFLSKNKKDLVNQLKEFVEYNNFEVDEKQIFAWNDCCNFLEKIFDQLSEKSKNVYLAFEYLLPFEGGRRPDVLLFIKDKIFILEFKNKINYEPSDIEQAIGYREDIKNFHEQTYKNNLEVISYLVLTKKDAKYTEDRGVKILTEDNFLQVISLDMEEAMAEKKVKEWLKSKYEPLPSVIEATLRLFKQGNLPYIKNIQEGELEETIKFIKRLINNNETKDKCKNIVFVSGVPGSGKTLVALKTLYDYNLYKYNTYKEKLSAIYLSGNGPLVSVLQEQLTNVKVNESIGKTYIKEVIKFKKEYLNNRIIPPYNVIMFDEAQRAWDKEQMGRYNISEPEGLLSVGNKIYNEKENINIVCFIGDGQVIHVGEEVGIDLWIEALKKFNDWNVYIPTNYKKEFSSIPNAIEKKELYLDTSIRNNFIDISEFIEAILDGNVNVAKKELDKLKEQGYILRISRNYEACKAFLNKKVKEQSNITYGILLSSKANSIKAKEYLNNRGFSNYIKNSEAGNWFLNESKNLQKGASEFVCQGLEIDYPLVCFTGEYYFYKMKWCIDESTFDENDNKFKDFEAIMQNIYRVLLSRSRKGMILYIPETIILDETYELFKEIGADEIIIK; from the coding sequence TTGGCTTGTGGAGGATATGGGAGTATAAACAAATTTTTAAGTAAAAATAAAAAGGATCTAGTAAACCAATTAAAAGAATTTGTAGAATATAATAATTTTGAGGTTGATGAAAAACAAATATTTGCTTGGAATGATTGTTGTAATTTTTTAGAAAAAATATTTGATCAGTTATCTGAAAAAAGCAAGAATGTATATTTAGCTTTTGAATACTTACTTCCCTTTGAAGGTGGTAGACGTCCAGATGTTTTATTATTTATTAAAGATAAAATATTTATTTTAGAGTTTAAGAATAAAATTAATTATGAACCTAGCGATATTGAACAAGCAATAGGTTACAGAGAAGATATTAAAAACTTTCATGAACAAACTTATAAAAATAACTTAGAAGTTATATCATATCTTGTATTAACTAAAAAAGATGCTAAATACACAGAAGATAGAGGCGTAAAGATATTAACAGAAGATAACTTTCTACAGGTAATATCATTAGATATGGAAGAGGCCATGGCAGAGAAAAAAGTAAAGGAGTGGTTAAAGTCTAAGTATGAACCATTGCCAAGTGTAATAGAGGCTACGTTAAGGTTATTTAAACAAGGGAATTTGCCATATATTAAGAACATACAAGAGGGAGAACTTGAAGAAACTATTAAATTTATAAAAAGATTAATAAACAATAATGAAACTAAAGATAAGTGTAAAAATATAGTTTTTGTAAGTGGTGTACCTGGATCAGGAAAAACATTGGTAGCACTAAAAACACTATATGACTATAACCTATATAAATATAATACATATAAAGAAAAACTATCAGCAATATACTTATCTGGTAATGGTCCCTTAGTGAGTGTGTTACAAGAGCAACTTACAAATGTAAAGGTAAATGAAAGTATTGGAAAAACGTACATAAAAGAAGTTATTAAGTTTAAGAAAGAGTATCTTAATAATAGAATTATTCCGCCTTATAATGTGATTATGTTTGATGAAGCTCAGCGAGCATGGGACAAAGAACAAATGGGAAGATACAATATATCAGAGCCAGAAGGATTATTAAGTGTTGGAAATAAAATTTATAATGAAAAAGAAAATATAAATATTGTATGTTTCATTGGAGATGGACAAGTTATACATGTTGGAGAAGAAGTAGGAATAGATCTTTGGATAGAAGCACTTAAAAAGTTTAATGATTGGAATGTATATATACCTACTAATTATAAAAAAGAATTTTCTTCAATACCTAACGCAATAGAGAAAAAAGAATTATATCTAGATACATCCATAAGAAATAACTTTATAGATATAAGTGAATTTATAGAAGCTATTTTAGATGGGAATGTGAATGTAGCTAAAAAAGAACTAGATAAGCTTAAAGAGCAGGGATATATATTAAGAATATCTAGAAATTATGAAGCTTGCAAAGCTTTCTTAAATAAAAAAGTGAAAGAACAATCAAATATTACATATGGCATACTATTATCATCTAAAGCAAATAGTATTAAGGCTAAGGAATATTTAAATAATAGAGGTTTTAGTAACTATATAAAAAATAGTGAAGCTGGAAATTGGTTTTTGAATGAAAGTAAGAATTTACAAAAAGGTGCATCGGAATTTGTATGTCAGGGATTAGAAATAGATTATCCATTAGTATGCTTTACTGGAGAATATTATTTTTATAAAATGAAGTGGTGCATTGATGAAAGTACATTCGATGAAAATGATAATAAATTCAAAGATTTTGAAGCAATAATGCAAAATATATATAGGGTCTTACTTTCAAGATCAAGAAAAGGGATGATTTTATATATACCAGAAACGATTATATTAGATGAAACCTATGAGTTGTTTAAAGAAATAGGAGCAGATGAGATTATAATTAAATAA